AAAACGATTGATGCTGACGTGACAAAATGGTATTGATTTAGAATCCTCTGGAAAAATTGAGAACGTTCTAGAGCGTTCTCTtcgcaaaataaataaataaataaataaataaataaaaccagCAATTACAAATAACCCGAAATGGATGATGGGAAATAGACAAGAAGGCAATGGCGGACGTTTTATTCTTTGGACACATGcagttaaaaagttaaaaaggagCCGTTTGGAAAGAATATAACCCCACCGAGTAAATTGAAGCTATGGTGCAGTTCCCTCCTTGACCTGCATTCACAGAGAAAGAGACCCGTAGGGATTTTCTACAGAATTTTCTCGCTCATTTTAAGCTTTCCGCTCAGCGACAAGCAGGTCTGAGAGCTCCGCCCGACATCTGTGTTAGAAAAATGTTTCGTTCCTAGGGGCGAAATTCGTAGTAGTGTCGTTGAGGGATTTAAGTGGATAGCTTACCCTTCTCTTGGTAAGTTGATTTCTGCACGCACTTCTCAATCAGTTTTTCGCTACAAAGAATGGCAGATATTGCTGGTGTGACAAATACAAATTGCCCTTGCGTGGAAGCGAAGTTTCCGTTGCATTGCgtttaatgttgttgttgttgttgtttttgcgcTGTGCTGATTTCTAAACTTTGCGTAGCAGAAGGCTTCCTGAAAGCTTTTCTCGCCTTTCCAAGCCACAAGAGAAAAAATTCTGAAATTTGGTTAAAATGGCGGAGTGACTTCAGACTTAAGTGACAAGGTAGAAAGCCACTTCACaaaaattgttattgttttataaTTAATAGCTCTTGCATGGCACTCTTAAAGTATAAATCCTTAATTTTTGAGTCGTGTTATCTTGATTCTAGATTTGATGGCTAATTTTAAGACCAAGAAGAGGAAAGGTAGAGGAGCCAGGAACGAAGAAGGAATCGTTATCAAAACTAGTGAATAGTATTAGAGGTAACTTGACAAAGGATGAAAACCGGGCTCAAGAAAAACTTTGCACCCTTCTCACGACGACATTACAAAAGAATCGAACCCCAAAAACCTTTCAGTCCCGACTGATCATCAGTCAAATGGAATGCTGAACAGTTGTACAGGTACTGCTGCTGTGCAAGAGCAGTGGCCTCTACTTTTTGACACAGCCGCTCAGACGACGCCATTAATGAAGTTTCCGGAAGAAAACAGCATAGAAGAGATCTTGACTTTCAAACGTCTATTGGAGCTCGTACCTTCAGTACTTGTTACTTGGCAAGCTACAGAAGGATCGTTGTGGCAGTTAAAGAATCGAGGGGTGGCTGAGGCAAGGGATGAGGCATTCCCTTGGTCAACTTTTCCGGCACATTGAATTCAGATCACGTATTGGGCAAATAGAAATCTGTATTCTGTGGTACAAGGCAGAAGAAGGATTTATCGGTtcactttttcaagattttactTGTCATGAATGTgtgcttgtttaaaaaaaagactGAGAGTTTGTCAGTTAGACGTACTTTGATGTCTCTAATGTGCCTCCATTGTAGTTATCATGCATATGCTTTAATCATTCTCACAAATTTATCACATTATAACGTTTATTCCCCCTAATTCAATAAAGTTTCACTTTTTAGGACTTCTACGAGTGTTTTCCTTTTATTAGATTCTGCGCAGcatttctttacgaaaacaatCTCAGAACATTACTTACAAATGCAAGCAGAATGGGAGAGTAGAACAGTCCATAACGGAAGTTTCATTTTCAGACTAcgaattcagaaaaaaaaaagtttagtaCTTCACTCCCCGGCACAATAGTCAATTGAATTTGTAATATTTGTAAACACTTATAAGCGTCTTAAACCACAATTCTAGAAGGATATTAAAGAAACTTGAAATATTAAACTAAAGACCTCGTTTATCTTTAAGTAGCATTTAATAAGTTCCTAAACACAAGTATACGCATATTGCATTAACGTGTTATTCGGCGATTTCTTTAAGGAATTTAAGGGTCAGATCTTAAACTTAGAAATACATTTACTTTCGTCTTAAATATGACAGTAAAGTTAATTTCTTGCTGTCTTTGGTGTAAGGTTCCTTTACTTTCAAACTAAATCTACAGTGACCCTTCACCATGGTAAACTAAAGCACCTGACCTCTAAAAtgtttttggtcgtaaataaataagcgtgttttgtagagtacttcttcgaaaaaatttttgaatttgaatgaattctcgattttttatgattttttgaattgtggaaaatgccgccaaaaaaggcgccattttggttcaagtccAAGTGAGAATCTATTTTTGGAGAATGGGgctagtgacgtcaattcaagaaccgatTTTCCCGCAATCACAGCGAAGTCAACACATTTTCTTCAGCCAGCCGATCTTCTCTCACTGTTTATCGATTGTGGGAGAAGAAAATGCCGACGATTTGCGTTGCTGCTTGTTGCAGCAACCAGAAAGACGAAGCCAAAGGTATATCGCTGCATGTGATACCCTTTTTTGAAGACGAGCGACCAGAGGCCGACGGAGATGCGAAGGCGCCGTCGCTTTCATGTTCGATCTCGTATTCTGGAGACGAACTAAGTGGAGATTCGTCTGAATTCTTGGCATTAAActctacttcttcttctgatGAAGACATTTTACTGTCTTGGGTAAGCTCCACTTCATAAAAACGATTCGTACCACTTAGTTTCCATAGAGACCTTGCAAATCCTCTGAGAAGAATATGATGCAGATTTCaatcgttcttgaattgacgtcacagctTTGACTCGGCCCAGACCTCTCTTTGTTCGGACTTGAACGAAAATGTGGACGACTTcaaaaattcagagaaaatcgaggattctatcaaatccaaaaattttttcgaagaattactctacaaaacatgcttatttatttgcaaccaaaaaaattttaggggttaggtgcactttaaacgTCTCTTACATAAGCCCGCCAACTTTAAGAGATTTTAGACACTTTACTTTAAAACTTAAATAGCTAAATAATCTTTAAGAGATCTTTCCCTAAagacaagaaaattaatgatttcGCCCTGTGGTAGATCCAAACTCATGTGACATTAATATTACTTGCCACCAAAGTAATTGTAAACAAGGGGGACTCACATGGCCGCCGTCGAACAACATCCTCCAAATCTTTCTACAAGATACGACTcaaacgaatcgacaactcgaaCAAGCCTCtaagtcccgctaatgagatgtatttctccattcgacaacgggtcgaACCACACAGGCACGATTCGAACGAATCCACAACGCGGACAAGCGTCTCTCCGCATTCAGCGTGGTGGAcattaatgagatgcatttctccactCGACAACGGGTCCTATCACATGGGCACGATTCGTACGagtcgaacgaatcgacaactcggacaTGCGTCCCTCAGCATATGGCGTGTTGGACAtcaatgagatgcatttctccactCGACAACGGGTTGTATCACATGGGCGCGATTCATACGAATCGAACAAATCCACAACTCGGGCAAGCGTCTCTCAGCATACAGCGTGTTGAACACATTCTAAGTCCCGCTAGTGAGAtacatttctccattcgacaacgggtcgtatcacatgggcacgattcgtacgaatcgaacgaatccaCAACTCGGACAAGCGTCTCTCAGCATAGAGCGTGGTGGAcattaatgagatgcatttctccactCGATGATTAATGGTGACGCGTTCTTGAACAAACTCTATGGTGATTATGACCGAATCATCAATTCGAAAaatatttcctgtttttttATTCCTATTATCTAAGTTATTATAAATGTCTGCTTATTTAGTTTTGCATTGATACTGATATCTCTTGTGATGTTACACAACGCATTCCATATGCTGCGAAGAGACAAGCATTGCTTTTCAAACATAAGCAATGAAATCTGTATTTGTCACAAAATAGATTCTTCATCTCTTCTGGGCGTTAGTTTGTAGAACGTGTCACGTTGTTTAGGCCTTTGCAAAGGATGAGCAAGTAACGCTGCCATGTGGTCAAACAGACGAGTTGTACTTCGCGACACCTCTAACATGTATCCTTCTTCCTCTTCGTCCATATCGCAAAATCTGTCGTAGATTTcctaaaatgattaaaaatattgttaaatatgAAGATTTCTTCACCCTGGGCGCAGTGGGCGCTTTCCAATGGTTAAGTAATATCAAAACCAATGGCTTCATGCGGGTTAACACCTGTTGGCAATAACCAAACCTTAAGCCATTCATTAGTCATCTAACATGTACAACAGGCGATACTTATCCAAGTACGGTATCGCGAGGCCCGAGACGCGGCGGAATAGGGAAAACACCTGGCTCACAAACTTTACATCACAAACTCAGTAAGCGCCTCCTATAACGCCTGTTGTGAAGGCTAGTGCCAACCTCTCCATTCAATATTTAGATGTGTTCGATTCAAGGTCGGATTAGTTTCCACGGCTTGACATTAGCACTCATCCGCTTTCCACTGCACAGTAAGTTTAACACTTGGAAATGAACCAGATCACCTGATCTGGAAAGTACGATACgattaaattcaaaatttctggATGTGATGGATTCCCAAGCTGAACTGCAAACATGATGAGATGTTGTGAAAGATCGCAACAAATCACATTTAAAGACTAAATGTTACGAAAAAGACAGCGTAAGGAAACTTAAAAATACTTTTTGTACCATGGTGAACAACTCTGGTATAATGTACTTTGATAAGTAACATTTTGAGGTAGAAGGTTTTAACGGACTGTGCAAAATGGATTGGATCCAAGGATCGTCTCGCGCAAGGTAAAGAAGCACCAAACATACACAACTTGTCAACTGGAATATATTAATGCGGCATCCACGCTAATCCTCGGCATGGGAATCCAGCATCCTCGTGAATCTCGCCAGAACAAAACCCTGTGACTCACCTTGCAAAGGTTCACCTCAGATGGCAGCTCATGAACATACAagacatcaagaaagaaatacgGAGACTCTAGCAGTGAAGACAATACCttcaaacaacaagaaacaaaataaagtaaTCAGTGTAAGAGTTAACCTTGAGTGTGATACTATTTAAATGAAATATCCATTTCACCAGTGACGTTGTGATTGGTAATCATGGGAGACAACTTCACAAAATACCCCTTTACCATCAGACGCCCAAATCATTCATGAAATTCGGTCTCACTAGTATGTGAAAATCTGAAAATCTTGCAAACAGTTGTCAATCGACTTTGACTATGGAAGCAAAAGATGTTGATGTCCCCACTAATATAAGGGGTTTGATTCAAGAAAAACTTAATGGGTGTCAGACAATGGCATTTTAGTATCTCTCCATCACACCTTCTGCTTATTCACATGGTTAGGAAAGAACAACGTCATACCATTTTACTTGGCATGCAGCAGCGAAGATCAATTCTGAATTATGGCCAACCATTCGATTAcaggcaataaaaaaaatcgccAATTGCTCTGACGAGGCCCGAACGCTCGAACTGAATGTTAGTGCGAACTGCACCATTCTCAAAGACCGTGGGGCACCCAGTCTTCACGCGAAAGAGAAATCACTAGCAAAATCAATTGAAACTAGCAGGAACTCAGAAGAAAGTCCGAATTGCCCGTGTCTCTTTGTTATGTTTCGGCGCGCTCCTCCTGGGGTCATGTCAGTACAGCACAAGCAGAAAATCGCAAAAAAACCCTGTTGGTAAGGGAGAAAAGAGACACACACTTCCCAGGAAACAACATGTGATCTCTGCTACTAGGATAGTCTACAACAAGCCTGTTTAAAACCTGTGTTAAAAGATAGCAAACAACCTTTTTGGCTTCTGGAGACACTTGAGGCACACACTGCGAGCGGCCATAAATCAAAACAAGACGAACAATGTATGGAGGGGGTAGCAGAATATCCTCCACTTCTGGAAGCgatatgttttcttttctgcaaGGGAAAGGATTTTAGAATGAACAGCCAACCCTAAATAACTCACAGCTCTATGCAATTTTAAATTTCTAACAGGTACAAACAATTTATAGAACAGTCAATGAAAGAGTAGAGAACAGTGCCATATGTCCCGACTTCTACCTGAGCGTTTGCCAAGATCGaagaattgggcccacacaaggataGAGAAAGCCTCTGACCATGGTTGGAAGCTCCAGAGTAGATTACCGTTGCTCTAATGAGCTTTATACAAGGCCAGACGGGAGTGGGTCGTGGGTATTGAAGACCGTATGTTACAGAAAATGCTCATAAAACGATTAAAGGTCCAGCTTTCTTCCcttttacaaataatttttgcGTGCATCAGAATGCAACTGAAACATTACAGGAAGTCCGACTTCATTGGCTCCCTTGCTTCAAATTCTCAAACGTGAGTGGTATTAATTCACTAGCCCACCGAAGTTATATGGTCTCTTGCTGCAAGTTCACTTATCCACTTGTCATGTGGAACGTTGCTTGCATGAAGTTCTCATCGTTTGCAAGTTTCATTCCTTCAGCGTCTCGAAAAACTTTAGACGTTTTGGTTTTACCCTAAAAGTCTCTGGCACATGAAATCTATTGTGCACACTGTTCTCTGAGGGACAAATGATAATAAGCAACAAAGAGCTACTTGCTCTTAACTTAAATCTTCTTTTGATAAGATCACTCACACAGCATCAAAGAGGTCGCACATGTCTAAAACTAAGGTCAGGAAATCTCAACAGACAAATGAATTCCCAAACTCGACAAAAGAGAAAGATGACACCACCCAATTATTTGACTCTTACCGGGTGGGAGGTCCGCACTGGAAAAAGACTCCACCCGAGGTTTTGAGTACGGCCCGACCCGGACCCGAGGTTTTGAGTACGGCCCGACCCGGCCTGAGAATCAAGGTAACCAGACGGACTGCAGCGTACGCCACTCTCAGGCCGAGGTTTGTGTTACTTGTGACAGTTTTTAGCTTGATAATCTATTATTCGTTTCAATGTTTATTGAAACTTCTCGAAAACTTTTTGTTTCGATAATGACGAGAGTACAGCACCGATATGTCGTCGTTTGTAACGTTTAGCTCCTTTTATCTTAAAAGATCTGGTTACTGTTTGTATTGCTATGTAACGGCAATTAGCTCATCATCCATCAGCAAGACACCGGACGCTTTTCTTGAAAGCCGCTTAGCTTAGGCTAAGGCTGTTCCAATATTGGTCACACCGTAAATGAGTGAGCTTTTGAAAAAATTAGAGTTGGCTTCGGTAAGACAAAGCAATTTTACCTCTGAGATCATATTTATAATTACCTATCATAAAATGTTGTCAGAACATGCTACTGAAGCACGCCATTTCAAAAGGATACCAAATTCATCACGGGACAAAAGATTGTCCTCAGGGCTGAGACGATTTAATGTGCTGCAGATAACTTCCACATCACTGGTGAAGTGCTTGTACTATTAATAACACAAATAAATCCAAGCAACAGGTGGTCAGAATTACCTTTTCAGGGTAGGATTTAGGAGTTTTCTTGGGAATGGGGTGCACCACTAAGAAATCACTTCAATCTAatctcatttttttctttcgtttgctTCTCTTTTAAATCTCTTAAAACAGAATACTACTTATTATAGAAAGCTGCAAGTCATGTCATGGGGGTGGGGGTGTGCACCCCCTGCACCCCTCTCCTGGATCTGCCCCTGCTTTCTAATTAACCAAATAACATGAAGGTTTTCGGGTTGTCAAGTACTTCAACATGCTAAGATTCTTGCCATTTTGTGCAGACAACAGAGAGTGTTGCCCAAATGATTACCATAACCAGAACCCTAACCAACAGTATATGACGCCTATGCAAATTATCCTGAATCTAAGTTATGCTGTTGTCCTGCATATGCATATGAGGaggtgaaaaacaaaacaaacataaaatgTTTTCTCATGCTTCTTTTCTTTATTACCCATGATGCCTTGTCATCCAATACCATGATAGAAAACTGGTGatttgggttcatttttgactTGGTTTTTACAAAGATCTGTATTGCCCTTTGAACCAACTGAAATATTGTCCTAGAGAAAATGAACAGAATGAAATAATGTTCAACATTGTTTTAAAGCTGTCAAGATATGGAGAGACTTCAGTATGAACAATCCCAGGCTTTGATCATTCCGGTCATTTATTAAAGTTGCCAATCAACAGGGTGGGCAGCTAGGGTGGTCTAGAGCTGACTATGGACACCCCAAACAATTTGTGA
This window of the Acropora muricata isolate sample 2 chromosome 14, ASM3666990v1, whole genome shotgun sequence genome carries:
- the LOC136898283 gene encoding BRISC and BRCA1-A complex member 1-like: MEENKPFLEAQLDRQDQRDAEHNSMDVDLGESGNAEGSEERQNGKDLSVQQPDGIAESLSTTSDSSDNEILRSRVPRVNSPEHLILCLDLSPEMKSMSFQCKSVSERTIFQLVQRAIQIFVKTKSKMNPNHQFSIMVLDDKASWYKHFTSDVEVICSTLNRLSPEDNLLSRDEFDMCDLFDAVKENISLPEVEDILLPPPYIVRLVLIYGRSQCVPQVSPEAKKVLSSLLESPYFFLDVLYVHELPSEVNLCKEIYDRFCDMDEEEEGYMLEVSRSTTRLFDHMAALLAHPLQRPKQRDTFYKLTPRRDEESIL